The Halomicronema hongdechloris C2206 genome includes a window with the following:
- the dndD gene encoding DNA sulfur modification protein DndD, which yields MILRELVFQNFGPYHGRHRLDLRPTPEQPIILIGGLNGGGKTTLMDALRLVLYGQRAPIDRRRNLPYADFLAQCVNTQAPPDAEATIELAFERVLHISGIEKLGTLRVIRTWRRGTKDDLTVELDGWPNEILTQTWDEQVEDWLPVGLSNLFLFDGEQIKELTEQETPPPNVISAIRSVLGLELVDRLANDLTILVSRKKAELGDEATQHAFQALSRQIEQVETDLQAAADDLEDYQDALDQAATALQTAEDRFFASGGHITEQLVPLKDQLDADKTEIRVQTQVLQDLAASTLPLALVQDLLTEAAQQGQHEQAQHKAAIAHDALTEHDQRLLEVLNQLKLKPTQKKTIQTFLEQEAETLSANANGDAWLQASDDALNRLNHILQHQLAAEQRLAHSHLIEIQTLTDDIDAIETKLAKAASPEDYERLRSERDQTRLQLNECQFNLELHRRRYSELERQQETSRKQLAEYGSERLTPVKIIRCWQQRLVSKKPLWNFVNA from the coding sequence ATGATTCTGCGTGAACTCGTTTTCCAAAACTTCGGCCCTTACCACGGACGCCATCGTCTCGATCTGCGCCCGACTCCTGAACAACCCATCATCCTCATCGGGGGGCTTAACGGTGGCGGCAAAACTACTCTCATGGATGCCCTCCGTCTCGTGCTTTACGGTCAGCGTGCCCCCATTGATCGCCGCCGCAACCTCCCCTACGCCGACTTCTTGGCTCAGTGCGTCAACACCCAAGCCCCACCTGATGCCGAAGCCACCATTGAACTCGCATTCGAGCGCGTGCTCCACATCAGCGGCATCGAAAAACTCGGCACCCTCCGCGTCATTCGTACCTGGCGACGGGGCACCAAAGACGACCTCACCGTCGAACTCGACGGCTGGCCCAACGAAATTCTCACCCAAACCTGGGATGAACAGGTCGAAGACTGGCTCCCCGTTGGCCTCTCCAACCTGTTCCTCTTTGATGGTGAACAAATCAAAGAACTGACCGAACAAGAAACTCCACCTCCCAACGTCATCAGCGCTATTCGCTCTGTGTTGGGGCTAGAACTCGTGGATCGCCTGGCTAATGACCTGACTATTCTCGTCAGTCGCAAAAAGGCTGAACTCGGTGACGAAGCGACTCAACATGCCTTCCAAGCTCTCAGCCGCCAGATTGAGCAAGTCGAAACCGACCTGCAAGCCGCAGCCGATGACCTCGAAGATTACCAAGACGCCCTCGACCAAGCCGCAACCGCTCTACAAACTGCCGAGGATCGCTTCTTCGCCAGCGGTGGTCACATCACTGAACAGCTCGTCCCGCTCAAAGACCAATTAGATGCCGATAAAACTGAAATCAGAGTCCAAACCCAGGTGCTCCAAGACCTGGCTGCCTCGACCCTACCCCTGGCTCTCGTCCAGGACCTACTGACCGAGGCCGCTCAACAAGGACAGCACGAACAGGCCCAGCATAAAGCCGCCATTGCCCATGATGCCCTGACCGAGCACGATCAGCGCCTGCTCGAAGTTCTTAACCAGCTCAAGCTCAAACCCACCCAGAAAAAGACCATTCAAACCTTTCTCGAACAGGAAGCCGAAACCCTCAGCGCCAATGCCAACGGCGATGCCTGGCTACAAGCCTCCGACGATGCGCTTAATCGGCTTAATCACATCCTGCAGCACCAACTCGCCGCCGAACAGCGGCTGGCCCACTCCCATCTCATTGAAATTCAAACTCTCACCGATGACATTGACGCCATTGAGACCAAACTCGCCAAGGCTGCCTCTCCGGAAGACTACGAACGCCTTAGGTCAGAACGTGATCAGACCCGTCTTCAGCTCAACGAGTGTCAATTCAATCTCGAACTCCATCGCCGCCGCTACTCCGAGCTAGAACGCCAGCAGGAAACCTCGAGAAAACAGCTGGCTGAATATGGTTCCGAGCGATTGACGCCAGTAAAGATAATACGCTGCTGGCAACAGCGCCTCGTGTCCAAAAAACCCTTGTGGAATTTCGTAAACGCCTGA
- a CDS encoding type II toxin-antitoxin system VapC family toxin: MATSEDNGVFIDTNILIYANVSSAPWHQIAIDKLQDLATQDIPLWISRQVLREFIATLTRPQSFATPPSQSHVLKRVQFLQNTFLVADDNAQVTAKLLELIDQVEVGGKQIHDANIVATLLANNVTSLLTHNISDFERFRPWITLIPLIANDSA, from the coding sequence ATGGCGACTTCGGAAGATAATGGTGTCTTTATCGACACCAATATTTTGATTTATGCCAACGTGAGCAGCGCCCCTTGGCATCAGATCGCGATCGACAAGCTTCAAGATTTAGCCACACAAGACATTCCGCTTTGGATCAGCCGTCAAGTTTTGCGAGAGTTCATCGCGACGCTTACTCGTCCGCAATCCTTTGCGACCCCTCCTTCTCAGTCTCACGTTTTGAAAAGAGTCCAATTTCTGCAAAACACCTTTTTGGTGGCTGACGATAATGCCCAAGTCACTGCAAAGCTGCTTGAACTGATCGACCAAGTTGAAGTGGGCGGCAAACAAATTCATGACGCCAATATCGTTGCGACGTTACTCGCCAACAATGTCACCAGCTTATTGACTCACAACATTTCAGATTTTGAGCGCTTTCGTCCCTGGATTACCCTCATACCGCTGATCGCTAATGATTCTGCGTGA
- a CDS encoding nucleotidyltransferase family protein — MSQPPTTSPILQEITAKRSQIEQLCRRHQVAQLQIFGSATSARFNDTASDIDFLVEFAINTPQGASDRFFDLKQELSDLLGYTIDLVEIQTIKNPYFLEAIAPGRTLLYSLKA, encoded by the coding sequence ATGAGCCAGCCCCCAACAACCTCTCCGATCCTTCAGGAAATTACCGCCAAGCGATCGCAAATTGAGCAACTGTGCCGCCGCCATCAAGTGGCTCAGCTACAGATCTTTGGGTCAGCCACCAGCGCTCGCTTTAACGACACCGCTAGCGACATTGACTTTCTCGTCGAATTTGCCATCAATACCCCTCAAGGGGCCAGCGATCGCTTTTTTGACCTCAAGCAGGAACTCAGTGACCTGCTGGGATACACCATTGATCTGGTTGAGATTCAAACCATTAAAAATCCCTACTTTTTAGAAGCGATCGCCCCGGGCCGCACGCTGCTGTATTCGCTCAAAGCATAG
- a CDS encoding DNA modification system-associated small protein: MITPDAWAILQDLCDDDPLYLELLAKLLDTERKYQTMSRRTGVYKDLEACFETSARPKAAAIQQAEAIRDMKQAQGGTPHNDKDRDAEESDDSIDVARLPSRLEPPEIWSAPG, from the coding sequence GTGATTACCCCCGACGCCTGGGCCATCCTCCAAGATCTCTGCGACGACGACCCCCTCTACCTCGAACTCCTCGCCAAACTCCTCGACACCGAACGCAAATACCAGACCATGAGCCGCCGCACTGGCGTCTACAAAGATCTGGAAGCCTGCTTCGAGACCAGTGCCCGGCCCAAAGCCGCCGCCATCCAGCAAGCCGAAGCCATCCGCGATATGAAACAAGCCCAAGGCGGCACCCCCCATAACGATAAGGATCGCGACGCCGAGGAGTCAGACGACAGCATCGATGTCGCCCGCCTTCCAAGCCGCCTGGAGCCGCCTGAAATTTGGTCAGCCCCCGGCTGA
- a CDS encoding helix-turn-helix transcriptional regulator, whose product MGKAGQALKQVLEEYGISQYSLSVAMDVERNNVHRWVNEKRDPTAETVVEIVRALKKLNPEASKAFVQIYLGDEQ is encoded by the coding sequence ATGGGAAAGGCAGGACAAGCGCTCAAGCAAGTTTTGGAGGAATACGGCATCAGCCAGTACAGCCTCTCAGTTGCGATGGATGTAGAACGCAACAATGTTCATCGCTGGGTCAATGAGAAGCGTGACCCCACGGCTGAGACGGTAGTGGAGATCGTTCGAGCACTGAAAAAGCTCAACCCCGAAGCTTCAAAAGCCTTTGTTCAGATATATCTCGGCGACGAGCAGTAG
- a CDS encoding REP-associated tyrosine transposase, with protein sequence MHYRRAKIPGATYFFTVVTHQRQSLFDNDSTIGLLRQAFRSVKTESPFTIDAIVILPDHLHCIWTLPDEDADFSSRWKRIKARFSRQCPHPYRQQPSSSRRSKGEHAIWQRRFWEHQIRNETDFRHHVDYIHYNPVKHGLVDSPQGWPYSSFHRYVKDGGYPAEWGAGGAIEFDEKIGYE encoded by the coding sequence ATGCATTACCGCCGCGCCAAAATTCCAGGGGCAACCTACTTCTTCACCGTCGTCACCCATCAACGGCAATCCCTCTTCGACAACGACTCAACTATCGGACTCCTTCGCCAAGCCTTCCGCAGCGTCAAAACCGAATCCCCCTTCACCATCGACGCCATCGTCATTTTGCCCGATCACCTCCACTGCATTTGGACACTGCCCGATGAAGATGCCGACTTCTCATCTCGCTGGAAAAGGATCAAGGCTCGATTTAGCCGACAGTGCCCTCACCCATATCGGCAACAGCCGTCCTCTTCTCGTCGCAGTAAAGGCGAACACGCCATCTGGCAGCGTCGGTTCTGGGAGCACCAGATCCGAAACGAAACCGACTTCCGCCATCATGTCGATTACATTCACTACAACCCTGTCAAACATGGCCTAGTCGATTCGCCACAAGGCTGGCCCTATTCAAGCTTTCATCGCTATGTCAAAGATGGGGGTTATCCGGCAGAGTGGGGTGCGGGTGGAGCGATTGAGTTTGATGAGAAGATTGGGTATGAGTAG
- a CDS encoding IS630 family transposase (programmed frameshift) — protein MPHPDKYVVNLSESERERLKDISRNGKAPAKKILHARILLLADQTHQEGGWTDQRIGEAMGLHPYSVARIRKRFVTQGEAPALNRKVRTTPPVAPKVDGEVEAQLVAICCSTPPEGRARWTLNLLVDALKARSIVTEISRETVRQTLKKNELRPWKKQRYCIPEKDTARFVAQMEVVLDLYTAEHSPEEPLICMDEAAIELHKDVYPSQPMQPGSDAKEDYHYEREGVRALFMFFDPIRGWRRVSSREHRTRIDWAEEVKQLLDEDYPHARKVKLLCDNLNTHHIASLYEALDADEAHRLARRLELFYTPRNGSWLNVTEIELSVLQQQCLDRRIGDPITLEQALAAWQQQRNSQQAGVVWRFTTQDARIKLRRLYPNPAN, from the exons ATGCCCCACCCTGATAAGTACGTTGTCAATCTCAGCGAAAGTGAGCGAGAGCGCCTCAAAGACATTAGTCGCAACGGGAAAGCCCCTGCGAAGAAAATCCTCCACGCCAGAATCTTGCTTTTGGCTGACCAAACTCATCAAGAGGGCGGTTGGACAGACCAACGCATTGGGGAAGCAATGGGTCTCCATCCCTACAGCGTGGCTCGCATTCGCAAACGGTTTGTCACGCAAGGAGAAGCGCCAGCGCTCAATCGCAAAGTTCGCACCACCCCGCCTGTGGCCCCCAAAGTAGACGGTGAAGTTGAAGCTCAACTGGTTGCCATCTGTTGTTCTACGCCCCCTGAGGGACGTGCTCGTTGGACGTTAAATTTATTAGTCGATGCCTTGAAAGCCCGCAGCATTGTCACCGAAATTAGTCGCGAAACCGTGCGTCAGACGCTTA AAAAAAATGAATTACGACCTTGGAAAAAGCAACGATACTGCATCCCAGAGAAAGACACGGCCCGCTTTGTAGCTCAAATGGAAGTCGTGCTGGACCTGTACACAGCGGAGCACTCGCCTGAAGAGCCCCTCATCTGCATGGATGAAGCGGCGATTGAGTTGCATAAGGATGTCTATCCATCTCAACCCATGCAGCCAGGTTCAGATGCCAAAGAGGATTACCACTACGAGCGCGAAGGGGTACGCGCGTTGTTCATGTTCTTTGACCCGATTCGCGGCTGGCGACGGGTGAGTAGCCGAGAGCATCGTACCCGCATCGATTGGGCCGAAGAAGTCAAACAATTGTTAGACGAAGATTATCCTCATGCTCGCAAGGTCAAACTCTTGTGTGACAACCTCAACACCCATCATATTGCCTCACTCTATGAAGCCTTGGATGCGGATGAAGCCCATCGTTTAGCCCGGCGATTAGAGCTGTTCTACACCCCACGCAATGGGAGCTGGCTGAATGTCACCGAAATTGAGTTGAGTGTCTTACAGCAGCAATGTCTTGACCGTCGGATTGGCGATCCCATTACGCTTGAGCAAGCGTTAGCAGCTTGGCAACAGCAGCGTAATTCACAACAAGCAGGCGTTGTTTGGCGCTTTACCACTCAAGATGCCAGAATCAAGCTGCGCCGCCTTTATCCTAACCCAGCAAATTAG
- a CDS encoding HNH endonuclease codes for MSMEEEKTLQDLFKLADKVGNRRYHKLTRQDLQDYRKFDYWRYVNGDSECGTTEESRQWARDNSEHYCPVCGERFSRNNGRSIDHKLPRAQYPWLSLDFRNLWVICHQCNQEKGEMHWYEYEHYIFTRYPERYEDIVFARPRQLLKRSKSK; via the coding sequence ATGTCTATGGAAGAAGAAAAAACGCTTCAAGATCTCTTTAAGCTAGCTGATAAAGTTGGCAATAGGCGTTACCACAAACTGACTCGTCAGGATCTTCAAGATTATCGAAAATTTGACTACTGGCGATATGTGAACGGTGATAGCGAATGCGGAACGACAGAGGAAAGTAGGCAATGGGCTAGAGACAACTCAGAGCACTACTGCCCTGTATGTGGAGAACGATTCAGTAGGAATAATGGCAGAAGTATCGATCATAAATTGCCTCGTGCTCAATATCCCTGGCTATCGCTAGATTTCAGAAACTTATGGGTGATTTGCCATCAATGCAATCAAGAAAAAGGAGAGATGCACTGGTATGAATATGAGCACTATATTTTTACTAGATATCCCGAAAGATACGAAGATATTGTATTCGCTAGGCCAAGACAACTCCTCAAACGCTCAAAATCTAAATAG
- a CDS encoding SDH family Clp fold serine proteinase, which translates to MKMSIPKEIQDCIQTISNQLDADLLLYSADIDEENADILIEAIRKKAPKRENVVLILATYGGDPDAAYRITRCLKRAYSKFTLFIFGYCKSAGTLIAIGADEIVMSDLAELGPLDVQVLKENDFRRSSGLDLQQALTILGHETFNAFEVGFLSTIYKSGGVITSKMAADIASNMAIGLLAPIAGQIDPLRLGELSRSMQVAYEYGTRLNPNIKKSINKLVAGYPSHSFVIDREEAQELFRNVRKPTDAESILESVLYECARSPAPQDMIFSLDVSLTEEDQEYQEHKQAENLEEANEHGGQHEFNGKREHIDDATSTNESVGEDKAETT; encoded by the coding sequence ATGAAAATGAGCATACCAAAAGAAATTCAAGATTGTATACAAACTATATCAAACCAACTTGATGCCGATCTATTACTTTATAGTGCAGACATTGATGAGGAAAATGCAGATATTTTAATAGAAGCCATTCGCAAAAAGGCTCCTAAGAGAGAAAATGTTGTCTTGATCTTAGCGACTTATGGAGGTGATCCGGATGCTGCTTATAGAATTACACGTTGCCTGAAGAGAGCGTATAGCAAATTTACATTGTTTATTTTTGGCTACTGCAAGAGCGCTGGCACTTTGATCGCCATTGGTGCTGATGAAATAGTTATGTCGGATCTTGCTGAACTTGGTCCTTTAGATGTCCAAGTCTTAAAAGAAAATGATTTTAGAAGATCTTCTGGTCTTGACTTACAACAAGCGCTTACTATTTTGGGCCATGAAACATTTAATGCTTTCGAAGTTGGCTTTCTTTCAACTATTTATAAGTCAGGTGGAGTTATTACCTCCAAAATGGCGGCTGATATTGCAAGCAATATGGCAATTGGGTTACTAGCCCCCATTGCTGGTCAAATAGATCCTCTGAGACTGGGCGAACTTTCTAGATCTATGCAAGTCGCTTATGAATATGGGACAAGGCTAAACCCAAATATAAAAAAATCTATTAACAAGCTAGTCGCTGGATATCCATCTCATAGCTTCGTCATTGATAGAGAAGAAGCGCAAGAATTATTTCGGAATGTCCGTAAACCGACAGATGCAGAATCAATCTTGGAATCTGTATTGTATGAGTGTGCGAGATCACCTGCCCCTCAAGATATGATATTCTCCTTGGATGTTTCCCTAACGGAAGAAGATCAAGAATATCAGGAGCACAAGCAAGCTGAAAATCTAGAGGAAGCTAATGAGCATGGAGGACAACATGAATTTAATGGAAAGAGGGAACATATCGATGATGCTACTTCAACAAATGAATCGGTTGGAGAAGATAAAGCCGAGACAACATGA
- a CDS encoding DUF2584 domain-containing protein, with protein MPCEVNSILKIRKAQGYPENLDFNKQYEAQKDGYRIFPVDVPIPLVNEEWVAFADIKIIKLTWERRLTRLTFEIDRIYRSPFAVKE; from the coding sequence ATGCCATGCGAAGTAAACAGCATATTGAAAATCAGAAAAGCACAAGGATATCCGGAAAACTTAGATTTCAACAAACAATATGAGGCTCAAAAAGATGGGTATCGAATTTTCCCAGTTGATGTTCCGATCCCATTGGTAAATGAAGAATGGGTTGCTTTCGCGGACATAAAAATAATAAAACTTACCTGGGAAAGAAGATTAACTAGATTAACATTTGAAATCGATAGAATTTATCGATCTCCATTTGCCGTTAAAGAGTAA
- a CDS encoding HNH endonuclease yields the protein MKRDLQYYAKKFANLRVDRARGVAPHKPILLLTIIDLLEKGKIHRNEIYLSPELTANFLKFWHRFVSSDHHSNIALPFFHLTGDKFWYLMPNPGFEATIQARVKLRSLSALRSAVKYAYVDPELFVLLQASQSRQELTTILIQAWFPEKESEIAESFKYDEFDFIQQSLFDSGGAIYNVEDLKDEDRIFVRNAAFRRNVVKLYDQRCAFCKVRVVSWDGVTIVDGAHIMPFSEFRDDRFVNGLALCKNHHWAFDHGWFGLDDSYRILIPWDRFMEEAAVESRGMMAFRGERIELPRDRAISFSRGPKDARVSG from the coding sequence ATGAAACGGGATTTGCAATACTATGCCAAGAAGTTTGCAAATCTACGGGTAGATCGGGCGCGGGGGGTTGCCCCCCACAAGCCAATTTTGCTGCTAACGATTATCGACTTGCTAGAGAAGGGCAAGATTCATCGCAATGAGATTTATCTATCTCCAGAGCTAACGGCCAACTTCCTCAAGTTCTGGCATCGCTTTGTCTCCAGCGATCATCACTCCAATATTGCGCTGCCCTTCTTCCATCTGACGGGCGACAAGTTCTGGTATCTGATGCCAAATCCAGGATTTGAGGCGACGATTCAGGCCAGGGTCAAGCTAAGAAGCCTATCAGCGCTGCGATCGGCAGTGAAGTATGCCTATGTGGACCCAGAGCTGTTTGTATTGCTGCAAGCCTCCCAAAGTCGCCAGGAACTGACTACTATCCTGATTCAGGCCTGGTTCCCTGAAAAGGAAAGTGAGATCGCCGAGTCGTTTAAGTACGACGAGTTTGACTTCATACAGCAATCCCTGTTTGACTCCGGCGGGGCTATCTACAATGTAGAAGACCTGAAGGATGAAGACCGCATTTTTGTCCGCAATGCCGCCTTTCGGCGCAATGTGGTGAAGCTGTATGACCAGCGCTGCGCGTTCTGTAAGGTGCGGGTGGTGAGTTGGGATGGGGTAACCATTGTAGACGGGGCGCACATCATGCCATTCTCAGAGTTTCGCGACGATCGCTTCGTCAACGGCCTCGCCCTCTGCAAAAATCACCACTGGGCCTTCGACCACGGCTGGTTTGGGCTAGATGACAGCTACCGTATTTTGATTCCCTGGGATAGGTTTATGGAAGAAGCAGCAGTGGAAAGCCGAGGCATGATGGCGTTTAGGGGAGAGCGGATTGAGTTACCGAGGGACAGGGCCATTTCATTCTCAAGGGGACCTAAAGATGCTAGAGTTTCAGGCTAA
- a CDS encoding HEPN domain-containing protein, producing MSDLKQARKLLLAAHRDLQALTGMLDFEQFADEIFGFHVQQAAEKSLKAWLAGLGDVYPYTHDLRALMQRLENLDCSVIAEFRSLLEFTAFAVQFRYGLVDTLDEPIDRKGAIAQVQSLYTTVETVLNSTP from the coding sequence ATGAGCGATCTCAAGCAAGCTAGGAAACTCTTGCTAGCAGCCCATCGGGACCTGCAAGCGCTCACCGGAATGTTAGATTTTGAGCAGTTTGCAGATGAAATATTTGGCTTCCATGTACAGCAGGCGGCAGAGAAGTCCCTAAAGGCGTGGCTAGCAGGGTTAGGAGATGTATATCCTTATACCCATGATTTGAGAGCATTAATGCAGCGTTTGGAGAATCTAGACTGTAGCGTAATAGCGGAGTTTAGATCATTGCTGGAATTTACCGCATTCGCAGTTCAATTTCGATACGGTCTAGTGGACACTCTGGATGAACCAATTGATCGCAAGGGTGCGATCGCCCAAGTACAATCTCTCTACACTACCGTTGAGACCGTGCTGAATTCCACCCCCTAA
- a CDS encoding nucleotidyltransferase domain-containing protein: MMSSPTLTPELLQQMTQAIVQAVAPEQIVMFGSRARGVARPDSDIDLLVIEAEAFGRHRSRRKEAAKVWDALGRFGIPADVLMYSADEIAEWRHSRNHLISRALEEGKVLYERSQAS, from the coding sequence ATGATGTCGAGTCCTACGCTGACACCGGAGCTACTGCAACAGATGACCCAGGCCATTGTCCAGGCTGTGGCCCCGGAGCAGATTGTGATGTTTGGCTCTCGGGCTAGGGGAGTGGCGAGGCCAGATTCAGATATTGATCTTTTGGTGATTGAGGCCGAGGCATTTGGGCGTCATCGCAGCCGCCGTAAGGAAGCTGCTAAAGTTTGGGATGCCTTGGGAAGGTTTGGCATCCCTGCGGATGTGCTCATGTACAGCGCTGATGAGATTGCTGAGTGGCGACATAGTCGAAATCATCTGATCTCAAGGGCGCTAGAGGAAGGTAAGGTGCTCTATGAGCGATCTCAAGCAAGCTAG
- a CDS encoding Uma2 family endonuclease — translation MVLTVSREYIQLPPGSEVTLHYQTWADYEALLASRRENAAIKIRFNGHTQQITLMAPMAGHGNRIDTLVDLVKALLRHQGRDWHSYDPVTLKKLQEAGAEPDACFYIENWQAVLGKDRIDLATDPPPDLAIEMDMTSLTDLEVYQTLGVPEVWIYRQGQLSLHGLTADGYEDRANSPTFPSVDVKNLLPEYVERAWAAGSSVAMREFEQVLISF, via the coding sequence ATGGTGCTAACCGTTAGCCGAGAGTACATTCAACTGCCGCCGGGTAGTGAAGTCACGCTTCACTATCAAACCTGGGCCGACTACGAAGCGCTGCTGGCCAGCCGCCGCGAGAATGCAGCCATCAAAATTCGCTTCAACGGTCACACTCAACAGATAACGCTCATGGCCCCCATGGCCGGTCACGGCAATCGAATTGATACGTTAGTGGATCTGGTGAAAGCCCTACTGCGCCATCAAGGCCGTGATTGGCATAGCTACGACCCGGTTACCTTAAAGAAGCTTCAAGAGGCAGGAGCTGAACCAGATGCCTGTTTTTATATTGAAAATTGGCAAGCAGTCTTGGGTAAGGATCGCATTGACCTGGCGACAGACCCCCCACCCGACCTGGCGATTGAGATGGATATGACCTCGTTGACGGACTTGGAGGTCTACCAAACCCTCGGTGTTCCTGAGGTCTGGATTTACCGGCAGGGACAGTTGAGCCTTCATGGGCTGACCGCTGACGGCTATGAAGACCGTGCTAATAGTCCGACGTTTCCGTCAGTGGATGTGAAGAATCTGCTGCCAGAGTACGTCGAGAGAGCCTGGGCAGCTGGTTCCAGCGTTGCCATGCGAGAGTTTGAACAGGTTCTCATATCCTTCTAG
- a CDS encoding NUDIX hydrolase: MAPLSDYQRQALASYCQLMADHPQLFQPRQQRPIIQDPQILATYMAETGVALGVTAKTPYVYFVVDLVENGRGQGFTYTPYLRVIPLGQLHGGVNVVIVATIADDTLGNLGDLVLIEQERHATGTDEVALPRGFAEAEVSGQDNALKELAEETGYLGSAATCLGHTYTDTGLTDSQVHFYHVPVTDYDPACRQRDEAIQQVFLASPEEVWQRISQGQIRDGFTLQGLALYTHRLTSVG, translated from the coding sequence ATGGCCCCCCTCTCGGACTATCAACGCCAGGCCCTGGCCAGTTACTGCCAGCTAATGGCAGACCATCCCCAGCTGTTTCAGCCGCGGCAGCAGCGACCCATCATCCAAGATCCTCAGATCTTAGCGACCTACATGGCGGAGACGGGGGTGGCTTTGGGGGTGACCGCCAAGACCCCCTATGTTTATTTTGTAGTGGACCTGGTGGAGAATGGTCGCGGCCAGGGTTTCACCTATACTCCCTATCTGCGGGTGATTCCCCTGGGGCAATTACACGGCGGCGTCAATGTGGTTATCGTCGCCACCATCGCCGATGACACCCTGGGAAACCTGGGGGATCTGGTGCTGATCGAACAGGAGCGCCATGCCACCGGCACCGATGAAGTGGCCCTGCCGCGAGGCTTTGCCGAAGCCGAGGTCTCGGGGCAAGACAATGCCCTGAAGGAACTGGCGGAGGAAACCGGCTACCTGGGCAGCGCAGCCACCTGCCTGGGCCACACCTATACCGACACCGGCCTCACCGATAGCCAGGTGCATTTCTATCATGTGCCGGTGACCGACTACGATCCTGCCTGCCGTCAGCGGGACGAGGCGATTCAGCAGGTGTTTCTGGCCTCCCCCGAGGAAGTCTGGCAGCGCATCAGCCAGGGGCAGATTCGAGATGGTTTTACCCTACAGGGGCTCGCCCTCTATACCCATCGCCTGACTTCAGTCGGATGA